The Psychrobacillus sp. FSL K6-4046 DNA window AAACAGCCCAGTGCGGAAAGCAAACGCCACCGCAAGCCCTGATAATAGGTATGGTGTTATTTGACGTACTGTTTCACCCATTCTATAGGCATCTCCAAATATACCTTCCCATAGCGCAGCGTATCCCAAGATAGGATCGTATCCGCTTATTAGCATGACAATCGCACCCACGATTAACCCTAGTATTACGGAAATAACAGGGACAAGTATATTTACTACTCTATTCGACATGCTCTACATCCCCCTGCTTCTTATCTTTTTCTCTTGTTTGTCCTGCCATTAATAGACCAAGCTCTTGCTCTGTCGTTTCTTTAGGTAAAAGAGAATCAACAATTTGTCCATCATATATAACAGCAATTCGATCCGATACGTTCATAACTTCATCAAGTTCAAACGACAGAAGTAAAACAGCTTTCCCTTTATCTCTTTGTTCTATTAAACGCTGATGAATAAATTCGATTGCCCCTACATCTAAACCACGAGTAGGAAGCGCCGCGATCAACAACTCAGGGTCACGTATAACCTCACGACCGATAATGGCCTTCTGTTGGTTACCTCCTGATAATGCTCGAGCCAATGTATGCTCACCTTGTGTACGTACATCATATTCTTTAATAATTTTTTGCGCTAAGTTAGACACTTTTTTGTAATTTATAATTCCTCTTTTAGAAATAGGCTCTAAATAATAGGTTTGAAGAGCAATATTGTGACCAATTGGAAAATCTAAAACTAAACCATGTCTATGTCTATCCTGTGGAATATGTCCAACTCCCGCCTCTGTCACTTTACGAGGTTTTTTGTTTGTAATATCTATTCCATTTAGATTTATAGATCCACTCTTAGACTTACGAAGACCAGTAATTGCCTCAATTAGCTCACTTTGACCATTTCCGTCAATCCCTGCTAAACCGAGAATTTCACCTTTGCGAACAGTTAAGTTTAACCCTTTAACCTTTTCAATACCTCTATAGTCTGTCACTATTAAGTCTTTAATGATCAATGCTTCTTCCTTAGGTTTAGCTTCGCCCTTAACTGTTTTAAATTCAACCTGACGTCCAACCATAAGCGATGCCAATTCGTTTGGATTTGTTTCTGCTGTTATAACAGTACCAATTCCTTTACCTTTACGAATAACCGTGACTCTATCCGACACATCCATAATTTCTTTAAGTTTGTGCGTTATTAAAATGATAGATTTACCTTCTTTAATAAGACGCTTCATAATTTGAATAAGCTCATTAATCTCTTGAGGAGTTAAAGAGGCTGTCGGTTCATCAAAAATTAGTATTTCAGCACCACGATAAAGCGTTTTCAAAATTTCTACCCGCTGTTGCATTCCTACGGAAATGTCCTCTATTTTTGCATAAGGGTCTACATTTAATCCGTAAGTTTCTGACAGTTGCTCTATTTTACGTGCAGCATCCTTAATATTTACGACACCGCCATTAGTTGGTTCGTTACCTAAAATAATATTTTCCGTAACTGTAAAGTTTTCCACTAGCATGAAATGCTGATGAACCATTCCAATTCCCAGGTCATTGGCAACGTTTGGGTCCGTAATTTTCACAGACTTACCTCTTACTTTTATGTCGCCTGCTTCTGGTTGATACAGACCGAATAATACGTTCATGAGAGTGGACTTTCCTGCTCCATTCTCACCTAAAAGAGCATGTATTTCTCCCTTTTTCAATTGAAGGGTTATATTATCATTTGCTACGAAAGTTCCAAACTCTTTCCGAATGCCTAGCATTTCTATTACATAATCCAATGAATTTCACTCCCTACTTGAATACTAGTACTAAATTAATACAGGAAAGACTTTAAATATTTAAAATCTTTCGTCCATTAATTTAAAATATCATAAAGACCGAGCAAGTCGGCCTTTATGATGTTAAGTCAAATTATTCTACAGTTTCAGGAACTACGATTTCACCAGAAGCGATTTTTTTAGAATATTCTTCAATTTTCGCTAAAACATCCTCAGGAATAGCTCCACGTGAATCAGCAAGCTGAACACCTTCTTCTGCTAAACCGTAAGTAACCGTTTTACCACCTGGGAATTTCCCTTCCATTGTTTCTTTTGCAATGTTTTGTACTGCTACATCAACACGTTTTTGCATAGAAGTAAGCGTTACATTAGTGTCGCCAACTGCTCCTTCTTCGTATTGGTCAGAGTCAACTCCAATAACCCATACGTTAGCATCTTTATCTTTTGTTTTACGTTCTTTAGCTTCTGCAAAAACACCATTACCAGTTCCACCAGCTGCGTGGAAAATAATGTCTACGCCTGAAGAGTACATACGATTTGCTGTTGTTTTACCAAGAGCTGCATCGTCAAATTTACCAGTATACTGAACATCTACTTTAATAGATGGATCAACTGCTTTAACTCCTGCAAGGAAACCTGCTTCAAAGCGTTCAATAACAGGAATTTCCATTCCACCAACAAAACCAATTTGTTTTGATTCAGACATTAATGCTGCTGCTACTCCAGCAAGGTAAGAACCTTCTTGTTCTTTAAACATTACAGAAGCAACGTTTGGAGCATCAACTACTGCATCAATAATTGCTAATTGAGCATCTTTTTGCTGTTCAGCAATTGTAGTGATAGGCTTTTCCATCAAGAAACCAATACCATAAACTATGTCGAAGTCACGACGAACTAAGTTAGTAATATTGTTGATATAATCTGCATCTGATTGTGATTGTAAATAATCGTAACCGCCATCGCCTTTTTTAAGACCATGCTCTTTACCGAATGCTTCAATACCTTCCCAAGCTAATTGGTTGAATGATTTATCATCTACTCCACCGACGTCTGTAACCATTGCGATTGAGATGTCTGCTGTTTCTTCAGTTCCAGTACCAGCATTAGAACCTTCGTCTTTCTTTGTTTCCTCATCTTTAGAACCACATGCTCCAAGAATTGTACCAGCAGCTAAAACAAGTGATAAGCCTAAACCAAATTTACGTTTCGTCAACTTGAAAACCCCCATTATTTTTCTTCTTCTTAGCAGGAACTACTTTTTTACACCCTTTTCCGAACTACATGAAAGCTAAATTTGTCTGCTCGAAAATAATTTTTCGAATATAAAACTACACGATCATTCTCATCATAATGCAATTGTTTTAAAATCAGCAACGAAGTCTCTGGATCACAATTTAAGGTTGGTGAAGCTACTTCATGATATCCCACTGGATCAATGAAGGTAACCGCATGCGAAATCCTTATATCACCTGATTCCTCCAATGCTGTAAAAATAGAGCCTTCTTTTCTTATAAGAAAATCTGCCGGTAAATAATATTGTGGAACTTTATCGATACAATATACCACTGGTTCACCATCTGCAGTTCGGACCCGCTCCATTGTAACAACGGTCGTATCCTCCTCACACTGGAATCGTTTTGCATCATCTTCAGATGCTTCTGATTCCATTGAACTAAGGTAAATAGTACCAGGCTCCATCCCTGCGTTTCTAATCATCGCCGAAACACTTGAGAGTTGTTCAATCCCTGATGTAAAAACAGGCTTTGAGTTAACAAAGGTTCCTACACCATGTCTTCTTACGATAATATTT harbors:
- a CDS encoding ABC transporter ATP-binding protein, producing MDYVIEMLGIRKEFGTFVANDNITLQLKKGEIHALLGENGAGKSTLMNVLFGLYQPEAGDIKVRGKSVKITDPNVANDLGIGMVHQHFMLVENFTVTENIILGNEPTNGGVVNIKDAARKIEQLSETYGLNVDPYAKIEDISVGMQQRVEILKTLYRGAEILIFDEPTASLTPQEINELIQIMKRLIKEGKSIILITHKLKEIMDVSDRVTVIRKGKGIGTVITAETNPNELASLMVGRQVEFKTVKGEAKPKEEALIIKDLIVTDYRGIEKVKGLNLTVRKGEILGLAGIDGNGQSELIEAITGLRKSKSGSINLNGIDITNKKPRKVTEAGVGHIPQDRHRHGLVLDFPIGHNIALQTYYLEPISKRGIINYKKVSNLAQKIIKEYDVRTQGEHTLARALSGGNQQKAIIGREVIRDPELLIAALPTRGLDVGAIEFIHQRLIEQRDKGKAVLLLSFELDEVMNVSDRIAVIYDGQIVDSLLPKETTEQELGLLMAGQTREKDKKQGDVEHVE
- a CDS encoding BMP family protein, translated to MTKRKFGLGLSLVLAAGTILGACGSKDEETKKDEGSNAGTGTEETADISIAMVTDVGGVDDKSFNQLAWEGIEAFGKEHGLKKGDGGYDYLQSQSDADYINNITNLVRRDFDIVYGIGFLMEKPITTIAEQQKDAQLAIIDAVVDAPNVASVMFKEQEGSYLAGVAAALMSESKQIGFVGGMEIPVIERFEAGFLAGVKAVDPSIKVDVQYTGKFDDAALGKTTANRMYSSGVDIIFHAAGGTGNGVFAEAKERKTKDKDANVWVIGVDSDQYEEGAVGDTNVTLTSMQKRVDVAVQNIAKETMEGKFPGGKTVTYGLAEEGVQLADSRGAIPEDVLAKIEEYSKKIASGEIVVPETVE
- a CDS encoding GntR family transcriptional regulator, which encodes MTIKMDQRHLYLQVIDRLKQDIEKGIFKEKEKLPSEFELAKLLGVSRATLREALRVLEEENIIVRRHGVGTFVNSKPVFTSGIEQLSSVSAMIRNAGMEPGTIYLSSMESEASEDDAKRFQCEEDTTVVTMERVRTADGEPVVYCIDKVPQYYLPADFLIRKEGSIFTALEESGDIRISHAVTFIDPVGYHEVASPTLNCDPETSLLILKQLHYDENDRVVLYSKNYFRADKFSFHVVRKRV